One region of Proteiniborus ethanoligenes genomic DNA includes:
- a CDS encoding RNA polymerase sigma factor: MEDIEFGKKFVIGGEDILEEVINLYGEKLLRYATAILCDYQEAEDVVQESFIAAYQNRNKFDGENLSAWLYKITYNRSLNQLKKRKIFYFSEIHSEAVLEEKDKGLSDETLRALQKLKPKDRALLYGRIMEEQSYEELSLLTGISPATLRKRYQRAKDKLVKELNNVYSRKGFKYE; encoded by the coding sequence ATGGAAGATATAGAATTTGGCAAAAAATTTGTAATAGGTGGAGAGGATATATTAGAGGAGGTAATTAATCTCTATGGTGAAAAGCTCCTTCGCTATGCAACAGCAATTCTATGTGATTATCAAGAGGCAGAAGATGTAGTACAAGAGAGTTTTATTGCAGCCTATCAAAACCGAAATAAATTTGACGGAGAAAATTTGTCTGCATGGTTATATAAAATCACATATAATCGCAGTTTAAATCAACTAAAAAAACGTAAGATATTTTATTTTAGTGAAATTCATAGTGAAGCAGTGTTAGAAGAGAAAGACAAGGGATTAAGTGATGAAACACTTCGAGCTTTGCAGAAACTTAAACCTAAGGATCGTGCGTTATTATATGGGAGAATAATGGAGGAGCAAAGTTATGAAGAATTATCTTTGCTTACAGGGATTTCTCCTGCAACCCTGAGAAAAAGGTATCAGAGGGCAAAGGATAAGTTGGTCAAAGAATTGAATAATGTATATAGTA